In Pongo abelii isolate AG06213 chromosome 5, NHGRI_mPonAbe1-v2.0_pri, whole genome shotgun sequence, a single genomic region encodes these proteins:
- the SLC25A27 gene encoding mitochondrial uncoupling protein 4 (The RefSeq protein has 1 substitution compared to this genomic sequence), with amino-acid sequence MSVPEEEERLLPLTQRWSRASKFLLSGCAATVAELATFPLDLTKTRLQMQGEAALARLGDGARESAPYRGMVRTALGIIQEEGFLKLWQGVTPAIYRHVVYSGGRMVTYEHLREVVFGKSEDEHYPLWKSVIGGMMAGVIGQFLANPTDLVKVQMQMEGKRKLEGKPLRFRGVHHAFAKILAEGGIRGLWAGWVPNIQRAALVNMGDLTTYDTVKHYLVLNTPLEDNIMTHGLSSLCSGLVASILGTPADVIKSRIMNQPRDKQGRGLLYKSSTDCLIQAVQGEGFMSLYKGFLPSWLRM; translated from the exons ATGTCCGTcccggaggaggaggagaggctttTGCCGCTGACCCAGAGATGGCCCCGAGCGAGCAAGTTCCTACTGTCCGGCTGCGCAGCTACCGTGGCCGAGCTAG cAACCTTTCCCCTGGATCTCACAAAAACTCGACTCCAAATGCAAGGAGAAGCAGCTCTTGCTCGGTTGGGAGACGGTGCAAGAGAATCTGCCCCCTATAGGGGAATGGTGCGCACAGCCCTAGGGATCATTCAAGAGGAAGGCTTTCTAAAGCTTTGGCAAGGAGTGACACCCGCCATTTACAGACACGTAG TGTATTCTGGAGGTCGAATGGTCACATATGAACATCTCCGAGAGGTTGTGTTTGGCAAAAGTGAAGATGAGCATTATCCCCTTTG GAAATCAGTCATTGGAGGGATGATGGCTGGTGTTATTGGCCAGTTTTTAGCCAATCCAACTGACCTAGTGAAGGTTCAGATGCaaatggaaggaaaaaggaaactgGAAGGAAAACCATTGCG ATTTCGTGGTGTACATCATGCATTTGCAAAAATCTTAGCTGAAGGAGGAATACGAGGGCTTTGGGCAGGCTGGGTACCCAACATACAAAGAGCAGCACTGGTGAATATGGGAG ATTTAACCACTTATGATACAGTGAAACACTACTTGGTATTGAATACACCACTTGAGGACAATATCATGACTCACGGTTTATCGAG ttTATGTTCTGGACTGGTAGCTTCTATTCTGGGAACACCAGCCGATGTCATCAAAAGCAGAATAATGAATCAACCACGAGATAAACAAGGAAG GGGACTTTTGTATAAATCATCAACTGACTGCTTGATTCAGGCTGTTCAAGGTGAAGGATTCATGAGTCTATATAAAGGCTTTTTACCATCTTGGCTGAGAATG TGA